In Gemmatimonadota bacterium, a genomic segment contains:
- a CDS encoding cupin domain-containing protein, with product MLVRRFGDAATYEAPNHHGVSGLRLQGFEDGGPENQWVGFSQFLPGGGAGPDSTPFEKVYVVLEGEMTVVIGGEETVLGAMDSCTIAPNEVRLIENRSNNVCKMLVVMPYPGGKREESG from the coding sequence ATGCTGGTCAGGCGATTCGGGGATGCGGCCACCTACGAGGCTCCCAACCATCACGGTGTGTCGGGATTGCGCCTGCAGGGGTTCGAGGACGGTGGCCCGGAGAACCAGTGGGTGGGGTTTTCGCAGTTCCTGCCGGGTGGCGGGGCCGGCCCCGACAGTACGCCCTTCGAGAAAGTCTATGTCGTGCTTGAAGGTGAAATGACTGTCGTCATTGGCGGAGAGGAGACCGTCCTCGGCGCAATGGACAGTTGCACCATTGCACCGAACGAAGTTCGACTGATCGAAAACCGCTCCAACAATGTCTGCAAGATGCTCGTCGTCATGCCCTATCCGGGTGGCAAGAGAGAGGAGTCAGGCTGA